The Verrucomicrobiota bacterium genome has a segment encoding these proteins:
- a CDS encoding transporter, which yields MKTTVLITSLLAVAVSVWLVPSALAAEKEHEHEGGKMKIPDTAAGILKEVKEHEEELGKIITDKKLNKVHEVAFEIRDLVNALPNKSKDLPADKLSKVKANAKFVASLADRLDKSGDANDQAGTETNFKKLQDLLKQIRALYPDSASKSSAAATVQYTCKMDKEVVQDRPGNCPKCDMKLIAKS from the coding sequence ATGAAAACAACTGTATTGATCACGTCCCTGCTGGCCGTCGCAGTCAGCGTCTGGCTCGTGCCATCCGCTTTGGCGGCGGAGAAAGAACATGAACACGAAGGTGGCAAAATGAAAATTCCCGACACTGCTGCGGGTATTCTCAAAGAAGTAAAAGAGCACGAGGAGGAGCTCGGAAAAATCATCACCGACAAGAAGCTCAACAAAGTGCATGAAGTCGCCTTTGAAATTCGCGACCTCGTCAATGCCCTGCCGAATAAGTCAAAAGACCTCCCCGCCGACAAGTTGAGCAAGGTGAAAGCGAACGCCAAGTTCGTCGCTTCGCTGGCAGACCGGCTCGACAAATCAGGCGACGCCAACGACCAGGCGGGAACTGAGACGAACTTCAAAAAGCTCCAAGACCTTTTGAAACAAATCCGGGCACTTTATCCGGACAGTGCTTCCAAATCGTCTGCCGCAGCAACGGTCCAATACACTTGCAAGATGGACAAGGAGGTGGTTCAGGACAGGCCCGGCAATTGCCCCAAGTGCGACATGAAGCTGATAGCAAAAAGTTGA